A genome region from Panthera leo isolate Ple1 chromosome A2, P.leo_Ple1_pat1.1, whole genome shotgun sequence includes the following:
- the ZNF800 gene encoding zinc finger protein 800 isoform X2 — MPLRDKYCQTDHHHHGCCEPVYILEPGDAPLLQQPLQTSKSGIQQIIECFRSGTKQLKHILLKDVDTIFECKLCRSLFRGLPNLITHKKFYCPPSLQMDDNLPDVNDKQSQAINDLLEAIYPSVDKREYIIKLEPIETNQNAVFQYISRTDNPTEVTESSSTPEQTEVQIQEASTEQSKTVPVIDTEVETVEPPPVEIVADEVAPTSDEQPQESQADLETSDNSDFGHQLICCLCRKEFNSRRGVRRHIRKVHKKKMEELKKYIETRKNPNQSSKGRSKNVLVPLSRSCPVCCKSFATKANVRRHFDEVHRGLRRDSITPDIATKPGQPLFLDSVSPKKSFKTRKQKSSSKAEYNLTACKCLLCKRKYSSQIMLKRHMQIVHKITLSGTNSKREKGPNNTASSSEIKVKVEPADSVESSPPSITHSPQNELKGTNHSNEKKNTPAAQKNKVKQDSESPKSTSPSAAGGQQKTRKPKLSAGFDFKQLYCKLCKRQFTSKQNLTKHIELHTDGNNIYVKFYKCPLCTYETRRKRDVIRHITVVHKKSSRYLGKITASLEIRAIKKPIDFVLNKVAKRGPSRDEAKHSDSKHDGTSNSPSKKYEVADVGIEVKVTKNFSLHRCNKCGKAFAKKTYLEHHKKTHKANASNSPEGNKTKGRSTRSKALV; from the exons gaacTAAACAACTtaagcatattttattaaaagacgTGGACACTATTTTTGAATGTAAATTATGCCGCAGTCTCTTCAGAGGATTACCAAATTTAATTACCCATAAAAAATTCTACTGCCCACCAAGTCTCCAGATGGATGACA acCTTCCTGATGTAAATGATAAACAAAGTCAAGCCATAAACGATCTCCTAGAAGCCATATATCCAAGTGTGGACAAGCGAGAATATATTATTAAGCTAGAACCCATAGAAACTAATCAAAATGCAGTGTTTCAGTATATTTCAAGGACTGATAATCCTACTGAAGTCACAGAGTCAAGCAGTACTCCTGAACAAACCGAAGTTCAAATACAGGAAGCTAGCACTGAACAGTCTAAAACAGTACCAGTTATAGATACAGAGGTGGAAACTGTAGAGCCCCCTCCTGTTGAGATTGTTGCAGATGAAGTTGCACCTACATCTGATGAGCAACCTCAGGAATCACAGGCTGACTTGGAAACTTCTGACAATTCTGATTTTGGTCACCAGTTGATATGTTGTCTTTGTAGAAAAGAATTCAATTCCAGACGAGGCGTTCGTCGTCACATTCGAAAAGTACAcaagaaaaagatggaagaaCTAAAAAAGTACATTGAAACACGAAAGAATCCAAACCAGTCCTCTAAAGGACGCAGTAAGAATGTTCTAGTTCCATTAAGTAGGAGTTGTCCAGTATGTTGTAAATCATTTGCTACAAAAGCGAATGTAAGGAGgcattttgatgaagttcatAGAGGACTAAGGAGGGATTCAATTACTCCTGATATAGCAACAAAGCCTGGGCAACCTTTGTtcctggattctgtttctcctaaaaaatcttttaagactCGAAAACAAAAGTCGTCTTCAAAGGCTGAATACAATTTAACTGCATGCAAATGCCTCCTTTGCAAGAGGAAATATAGTTCACAAATAATGCTTAAAAGACATATGCAAATTGTCCACAAGATAACTCTTTCTGGAACAAACTCTAAAAGAGAGAAAGGCCCTAATAATACTGCCAGCAGttcagaaataaaagttaaagttgAACCAGCAGATTCTGTAGAATCTTCACCCCCTTCCATTACCCATTCTCCACAGAATGAATTAAAGGGAACAAatcattcaaatgaaaaaaagaacacaccggcagcacagaaaaataaagttaaacaagACTCTGAAAGCCCTAAATCAACTAGTCCGTCTGCTGCAGGTGGCCAGCAGAAAACCAGGAAACCAAAACTTTCAGCTGGCTTTGACTTTAAGCAACTTTACTGTAAACTTTGTAAACGTCAGTTTACTTCCAAACAGAACTTGACTAAACACATTGAGTTGCACACAGATGGGAATAACATTTATGTTAAATTCTACAAGTGTCCTCTTTGCACTTATGAAACTCGTCGGAAGCGCGATGTGATACGACATATAACTGTGGTTCATAAAAAGTCATCCCGCTATCTTGGGAAAATAACAGCCAGTTTAGAGATCAGAGCTATAAAGAAGCCCATTGATTTTGTTCTAAATAAAGTGGCAAAAAGAGGCCCTTCGAGGGATGAGGCAAAACATAGTGATTCAAAACATGATGGCACTTCTAACTCTCCTAGTAAAAAGTATGAAGTAGCTGACGTTGGTATTGAAGTAAAAGTCACAAAAAACTTTTCTCTTCACAGATGCAATAAATGTGGAAAGGCATTTGCCAAAAAGACTTATCTTGAACATCATAAGAAAACTCATAAGGCAAATGCTTCCAATTcacctgaaggaaacaaaaccaaaggccGAAGTACAAGATCTAAGGCTCTTGTCTG A
- the ZNF800 gene encoding zinc finger protein 800 isoform X1 → MPLRDKYCQTDHHHHGCCEPVYILEPGDAPLLQQPLQTSKSGIQQIIECFRSGTKQLKHILLKDVDTIFECKLCRSLFRGLPNLITHKKFYCPPSLQMDDNLPDVNDKQSQAINDLLEAIYPSVDKREYIIKLEPIETNQNAVFQYISRTDNPTEVTESSSTPEQTEVQIQEASTEQSKTVPVIDTEVETVEPPPVEIVADEVAPTSDEQPQESQADLETSDNSDFGHQLICCLCRKEFNSRRGVRRHIRKVHKKKMEELKKYIETRKNPNQSSKGRSKNVLVPLSRSCPVCCKSFATKANVRRHFDEVHRGLRRDSITPDIATKPGQPLFLDSVSPKKSFKTRKQKSSSKAEYNLTACKCLLCKRKYSSQIMLKRHMQIVHKITLSGTNSKREKGPNNTASSSEIKVKVEPADSVESSPPSITHSPQNELKGTNHSNEKKNTPAAQKNKVKQDSESPKSTSPSAAGGQQKTRKPKLSAGFDFKQLYCKLCKRQFTSKQNLTKHIELHTDGNNIYVKFYKCPLCTYETRRKRDVIRHITVVHKKSSRYLGKITASLEIRAIKKPIDFVLNKVAKRGPSRDEAKHSDSKHDGTSNSPSKKYEVADVGIEVKVTKNFSLHRCNKCGKAFAKKTYLEHHKKTHKANASNSPEGNKTKGRSTRSKALVW, encoded by the exons gaacTAAACAACTtaagcatattttattaaaagacgTGGACACTATTTTTGAATGTAAATTATGCCGCAGTCTCTTCAGAGGATTACCAAATTTAATTACCCATAAAAAATTCTACTGCCCACCAAGTCTCCAGATGGATGACA acCTTCCTGATGTAAATGATAAACAAAGTCAAGCCATAAACGATCTCCTAGAAGCCATATATCCAAGTGTGGACAAGCGAGAATATATTATTAAGCTAGAACCCATAGAAACTAATCAAAATGCAGTGTTTCAGTATATTTCAAGGACTGATAATCCTACTGAAGTCACAGAGTCAAGCAGTACTCCTGAACAAACCGAAGTTCAAATACAGGAAGCTAGCACTGAACAGTCTAAAACAGTACCAGTTATAGATACAGAGGTGGAAACTGTAGAGCCCCCTCCTGTTGAGATTGTTGCAGATGAAGTTGCACCTACATCTGATGAGCAACCTCAGGAATCACAGGCTGACTTGGAAACTTCTGACAATTCTGATTTTGGTCACCAGTTGATATGTTGTCTTTGTAGAAAAGAATTCAATTCCAGACGAGGCGTTCGTCGTCACATTCGAAAAGTACAcaagaaaaagatggaagaaCTAAAAAAGTACATTGAAACACGAAAGAATCCAAACCAGTCCTCTAAAGGACGCAGTAAGAATGTTCTAGTTCCATTAAGTAGGAGTTGTCCAGTATGTTGTAAATCATTTGCTACAAAAGCGAATGTAAGGAGgcattttgatgaagttcatAGAGGACTAAGGAGGGATTCAATTACTCCTGATATAGCAACAAAGCCTGGGCAACCTTTGTtcctggattctgtttctcctaaaaaatcttttaagactCGAAAACAAAAGTCGTCTTCAAAGGCTGAATACAATTTAACTGCATGCAAATGCCTCCTTTGCAAGAGGAAATATAGTTCACAAATAATGCTTAAAAGACATATGCAAATTGTCCACAAGATAACTCTTTCTGGAACAAACTCTAAAAGAGAGAAAGGCCCTAATAATACTGCCAGCAGttcagaaataaaagttaaagttgAACCAGCAGATTCTGTAGAATCTTCACCCCCTTCCATTACCCATTCTCCACAGAATGAATTAAAGGGAACAAatcattcaaatgaaaaaaagaacacaccggcagcacagaaaaataaagttaaacaagACTCTGAAAGCCCTAAATCAACTAGTCCGTCTGCTGCAGGTGGCCAGCAGAAAACCAGGAAACCAAAACTTTCAGCTGGCTTTGACTTTAAGCAACTTTACTGTAAACTTTGTAAACGTCAGTTTACTTCCAAACAGAACTTGACTAAACACATTGAGTTGCACACAGATGGGAATAACATTTATGTTAAATTCTACAAGTGTCCTCTTTGCACTTATGAAACTCGTCGGAAGCGCGATGTGATACGACATATAACTGTGGTTCATAAAAAGTCATCCCGCTATCTTGGGAAAATAACAGCCAGTTTAGAGATCAGAGCTATAAAGAAGCCCATTGATTTTGTTCTAAATAAAGTGGCAAAAAGAGGCCCTTCGAGGGATGAGGCAAAACATAGTGATTCAAAACATGATGGCACTTCTAACTCTCCTAGTAAAAAGTATGAAGTAGCTGACGTTGGTATTGAAGTAAAAGTCACAAAAAACTTTTCTCTTCACAGATGCAATAAATGTGGAAAGGCATTTGCCAAAAAGACTTATCTTGAACATCATAAGAAAACTCATAAGGCAAATGCTTCCAATTcacctgaaggaaacaaaaccaaaggccGAAGTACAAGATCTAAGGCTCTTGTCTGGTGA
- the ZNF800 gene encoding zinc finger protein 800 isoform X3, with product MPLRDKYCQTDHHHHGCCEPVYILEPGDAPLLQQPLQTSKSGIQQIIECFRSGTKQLKHILLKDVDTIFECKLCRSLFRGLPNLITHKKFYCPPSLQMDDNLPDVNDKQSQAINDLLEAIYPSVDKREYIIKLEPIETNQNAVFQYISRTDNPTEVTESSSTPEQTEVQIQEASTEQSKTVPVIDTEVETVEPPPVEIVADEVAPTSDEQPQESQADLETSDNSDFGHQLICCLCRKEFNSRRGVRRHIRKVHKKKMEELKKYIETRKNPNQSSKGRSKNVLVPLSRSCPVCCKSFATKANVRRHFDEVHRGLRRDSITPDIATKPGQPLFLDSVSPKKSFKTRKQKSSSKAEYNLTACKCLLCKRKYSSQIMLKRHMQIVHKITLSGTNSKREKGPNNTASSSEIKVKVEPADSVESSPPSITHSPQNELKGTNHSNEKKNTPAAQKNKVKQDSESPKSTSPSAAGGQQKTRKPKLSAGFDFKQLYCKLCKRQFTSKQNLTKHIELHTDGNNIYVKFYKCPLCTYETRRKRDVIRHITVVHKKSSRYLGKITASLEIRAIKKPIDFVLNKVAKRGPSRDEAKHSDSKHDGTSNSPSKKYEVADVGIEVKVTKNFSLHRCNKCGKAFAKKTYLEHHKKTHKANASNSPEGNKTKGRSTRSKALV from the exons gaacTAAACAACTtaagcatattttattaaaagacgTGGACACTATTTTTGAATGTAAATTATGCCGCAGTCTCTTCAGAGGATTACCAAATTTAATTACCCATAAAAAATTCTACTGCCCACCAAGTCTCCAGATGGATGACA acCTTCCTGATGTAAATGATAAACAAAGTCAAGCCATAAACGATCTCCTAGAAGCCATATATCCAAGTGTGGACAAGCGAGAATATATTATTAAGCTAGAACCCATAGAAACTAATCAAAATGCAGTGTTTCAGTATATTTCAAGGACTGATAATCCTACTGAAGTCACAGAGTCAAGCAGTACTCCTGAACAAACCGAAGTTCAAATACAGGAAGCTAGCACTGAACAGTCTAAAACAGTACCAGTTATAGATACAGAGGTGGAAACTGTAGAGCCCCCTCCTGTTGAGATTGTTGCAGATGAAGTTGCACCTACATCTGATGAGCAACCTCAGGAATCACAGGCTGACTTGGAAACTTCTGACAATTCTGATTTTGGTCACCAGTTGATATGTTGTCTTTGTAGAAAAGAATTCAATTCCAGACGAGGCGTTCGTCGTCACATTCGAAAAGTACAcaagaaaaagatggaagaaCTAAAAAAGTACATTGAAACACGAAAGAATCCAAACCAGTCCTCTAAAGGACGCAGTAAGAATGTTCTAGTTCCATTAAGTAGGAGTTGTCCAGTATGTTGTAAATCATTTGCTACAAAAGCGAATGTAAGGAGgcattttgatgaagttcatAGAGGACTAAGGAGGGATTCAATTACTCCTGATATAGCAACAAAGCCTGGGCAACCTTTGTtcctggattctgtttctcctaaaaaatcttttaagactCGAAAACAAAAGTCGTCTTCAAAGGCTGAATACAATTTAACTGCATGCAAATGCCTCCTTTGCAAGAGGAAATATAGTTCACAAATAATGCTTAAAAGACATATGCAAATTGTCCACAAGATAACTCTTTCTGGAACAAACTCTAAAAGAGAGAAAGGCCCTAATAATACTGCCAGCAGttcagaaataaaagttaaagttgAACCAGCAGATTCTGTAGAATCTTCACCCCCTTCCATTACCCATTCTCCACAGAATGAATTAAAGGGAACAAatcattcaaatgaaaaaaagaacacaccggcagcacagaaaaataaagttaaacaagACTCTGAAAGCCCTAAATCAACTAGTCCGTCTGCTGCAGGTGGCCAGCAGAAAACCAGGAAACCAAAACTTTCAGCTGGCTTTGACTTTAAGCAACTTTACTGTAAACTTTGTAAACGTCAGTTTACTTCCAAACAGAACTTGACTAAACACATTGAGTTGCACACAGATGGGAATAACATTTATGTTAAATTCTACAAGTGTCCTCTTTGCACTTATGAAACTCGTCGGAAGCGCGATGTGATACGACATATAACTGTGGTTCATAAAAAGTCATCCCGCTATCTTGGGAAAATAACAGCCAGTTTAGAGATCAGAGCTATAAAGAAGCCCATTGATTTTGTTCTAAATAAAGTGGCAAAAAGAGGCCCTTCGAGGGATGAGGCAAAACATAGTGATTCAAAACATGATGGCACTTCTAACTCTCCTAGTAAAAAGTATGAAGTAGCTGACGTTGGTATTGAAGTAAAAGTCACAAAAAACTTTTCTCTTCACAGATGCAATAAATGTGGAAAGGCATTTGCCAAAAAGACTTATCTTGAACATCATAAGAAAACTCATAAGGCAAATGCTTCCAATTcacctgaaggaaacaaaaccaaaggccGAAGTACAAGATCTAAGGCTCTTGTCTG